The DNA window CTAAGGAAGCAATTCCGGTAATTCATATGGTTCGAAGAGCCAACGGATGTTTTTAAGTTTCAACTGAATCTTCTACTATTGTCGTTCGCGAACGAACGAATTGAAGGAGAGAGCAATGATACACGGGGAAAGGATACTAGGGCTAATGCACTAAGGTGGATGTTAAAGTTACTAGTAGTTAATTGAATAAAGACAGAAAGTATGACAACAATTATTAGTAACAGAATAAAGCAGAAACAGTTGGGCTTGACAGGTTGATAGGAACTGATTCTGGCAGAAAAAACAGTTAAGGCTAATCATTCAAATATCAACCAAAGGAAGGTTAATTCATGTTCTCTCATCTCCATTGTATTCACATAACGGTTAGAGTTCTATCTTCCTCCATTAATTCTTTACTACtcatttcaatataatttttttatcttttatattcaaaatttatacataattttaattcaagGTATAACAATTATATTCACATATACACTTTATATTTAGACCATAACATCCTACTCCCGTGAttcaaaatgtgttttaagtagAAATCGAACTTTAGACATACGTAtcacatcatatatatatatatacaatactAATGCACCTACCTTTTCTATTGGATAGACTGTTTTCTTGCACGCAACACACTTATCTTGAGTTCCAACAAATAATCTTGAAACTTTGTTGTTGGTTTGGACCTGATCTGCAGATCTAACCTGTCGCGAACCACCTGAAATGTGACGTTAATTAGAAATGGGATTAATTATCGACAACCCATTTGTAAACACTTTATAGACCTGGAGCTGAGTTTGGACagaaatgtgatttttttttatgaatatgtctaattaagttacattaaacaaaaaaaaagtgtttcaaAGAACATTTATTCACATTTTCTTGTCCAAATTAACTCAGATCGATAAAGTGATCCCCAAATGGACTTAAATATGCATGCCTTGGAAACTCTTCTGCAAGCTGCCTGTCATCTTCAAGAGTTGATCGAAATGAGGCTTGCAATACAGCACACCCTCGAAGGAGCTATAATTGCTCAGCTGATGAGAATGAAAACTCATTACTAATTCAAAAATACTCAAACCAGCCAGATCCATTAACCCCTAGAGAGAAAAGAAGATCAAAGATTGGTTTCATTATACCTTGAGAGTTCCCTTACAGTGATGGCATCTAAAACAAGCCTTGTGATAAACTCTACTGTCTGCAGTCAACTGATCCACCAAATATACTGTCTTCTCGCAAGACTTGCATTTCTGAGTTGTCCCTCCATATATCGCCATTTTCTCTCAAGATTACTAATGATAATCGATACACTCCACCTCTTAATATTTGGTTCTTGATGACCTAATAGGGATTTTCTGCAAAGATACTGAAAGGCTGGAAGAAGATACAGATAGAGAGAGTAGTTGGCAATTGACACCTGATCAATAAAGTCTTTGTCTTTCAATGAAC is part of the Impatiens glandulifera chromosome 1, dImpGla2.1, whole genome shotgun sequence genome and encodes:
- the LOC124920354 gene encoding LIM domain-containing protein WLIM1-like — translated: MAIYGGTTQKCKSCEKTVYLVDQLTADSRVYHKACFRCHHCKGTLKLSNYSSFEGVLYCKPHFDQLLKMTGSLQKSFQGGSRQVRSADQVQTNNKVSRLFVGTQDKCVACKKTVYPIEKVTVDGISYHNACFKCYHGGCVISPSNFVTHEQRLYCRHHHSQLFKAKGNFSQLGKLQVI